The proteins below are encoded in one region of Pseudomonas ekonensis:
- a CDS encoding calcium-binding protein → MAVMNGTSDADFMGGTQDNDELYGLESDDRLWASAGSDLLDGGEGFDAADYGLMQAGVSVDLRETLATVTKADGSVDTLVNIEKVIGSSNNDTLASSVAGVTLEGAGGDDIYLIDSEGVTIIEEERGGYDELRTSVNTMKLDPFLEKLTFTGTGDFNGYGNAQMNVIVGGAGNDVLWGGDGGDQFVGGEGFDTVSYTDSPEGLSIELSSIWGATGFAFGDTYSSIEGVQGSNFNDVIFAGESAMVMDGADGFDAADYSRSNDAVTFEFHDGKAFGTGGYAEGDTLINVEKIVGSDLADHFTANSAGITFEGGRGGDIYTVNSIGVSIIEGETDGFDELYTNLSLMKMDPFIEKMTYTGTADFTGYGNDGDNIIVGGIGNDVFYGGLGQDVFDGGEGMDTVSYEDSDVGVAVGMWQLGQNGTAQGDMYLNIEALRGSHFDDVMTGSMGDDIFEGSDGNDTLNGDYGNDYLYGGLKSGLDSDAAQADILNGGAGDDVIVGAKNDLGTLAYGGDGNDTITVGSGSAFGEEGFDLLTGTGSNYLLSGGGGNDVLVLNLAGQSNSGGVAMGGSGDDTYIVNTTGLVTIQDQSGWEINDTLILNTIANISQLNVTRVGDDAYLHSVNDGSAGVPDSGVKLQGWYAGNDNIEILQTADGQSYDLRATVDGFALFG, encoded by the coding sequence ATGGCAGTGATGAATGGAACGAGTGATGCGGATTTCATGGGCGGCACTCAAGACAATGACGAACTCTACGGACTGGAGTCGGACGATCGGCTTTGGGCCAGCGCCGGCTCGGATCTTCTGGATGGCGGGGAAGGGTTCGATGCGGCGGACTATGGGCTGATGCAGGCGGGTGTCAGTGTCGATCTGCGCGAAACGCTGGCGACGGTCACCAAGGCGGATGGATCCGTCGATACGCTGGTCAATATCGAGAAAGTCATCGGCAGCTCCAACAACGACACGCTGGCCAGTTCGGTTGCCGGGGTGACGCTGGAGGGGGCTGGCGGTGACGATATCTACCTCATCGACAGCGAAGGCGTGACGATCATTGAAGAGGAACGCGGCGGCTATGACGAGCTGCGCACCAGCGTCAACACCATGAAGCTTGATCCGTTCCTGGAGAAACTCACCTTCACCGGCACGGGCGACTTCAATGGCTACGGCAATGCCCAGATGAACGTGATTGTTGGCGGTGCCGGCAATGACGTGCTGTGGGGCGGCGATGGCGGCGATCAGTTCGTGGGCGGTGAAGGCTTCGATACTGTCAGCTACACCGACAGCCCTGAAGGGCTCAGTATCGAGTTGTCCAGCATCTGGGGCGCCACCGGTTTCGCTTTCGGCGATACCTACTCGAGTATCGAGGGCGTGCAGGGTTCGAATTTCAACGATGTGATCTTTGCCGGCGAGAGCGCCATGGTCATGGACGGCGCCGATGGTTTCGACGCTGCCGACTACAGCCGTTCGAACGATGCGGTCACCTTCGAATTTCACGATGGCAAGGCCTTTGGAACGGGTGGCTACGCCGAAGGCGACACCCTGATCAACGTGGAAAAAATCGTCGGTTCGGATCTGGCCGACCACTTCACTGCCAACTCGGCGGGCATCACCTTCGAAGGTGGCCGAGGCGGTGACATCTACACGGTCAACAGCATTGGCGTGAGCATCATCGAGGGCGAGACTGATGGCTTTGACGAGCTGTACACCAACCTGTCGCTGATGAAGATGGATCCGTTCATCGAAAAAATGACCTACACCGGCACTGCCGATTTCACAGGTTATGGCAATGACGGTGACAACATCATCGTCGGTGGCATCGGTAATGACGTGTTCTACGGTGGTCTCGGTCAGGACGTCTTCGACGGCGGCGAGGGGATGGATACCGTCAGCTATGAGGACAGCGATGTCGGTGTGGCGGTCGGGATGTGGCAACTGGGCCAGAACGGCACGGCCCAGGGCGACATGTATCTGAACATCGAGGCGCTGCGTGGCAGTCACTTCGACGACGTCATGACGGGCAGCATGGGCGACGATATCTTCGAAGGCAGCGACGGCAACGACACGCTGAACGGCGACTACGGCAACGACTACCTCTACGGCGGGCTGAAGTCGGGGCTCGACAGCGATGCCGCGCAGGCTGACATCCTCAATGGCGGTGCCGGCGATGACGTGATCGTCGGCGCCAAAAATGACTTGGGCACCCTTGCCTACGGTGGCGATGGCAATGACACCATCACGGTCGGCAGTGGCAGTGCCTTTGGTGAGGAGGGCTTTGACCTGCTCACCGGTACCGGCAGCAATTACCTGTTGTCCGGTGGCGGCGGCAACGACGTGCTGGTGCTCAACCTTGCCGGGCAGTCGAACAGCGGCGGCGTCGCGATGGGCGGCAGCGGGGACGATACCTACATCGTCAACACGACCGGTCTGGTGACGATTCAGGACCAGTCCGGCTGGGAGATCAACGACACCCTGATCCTCAATACCATTGCCAACATCAGCCAGTTGAACGTCACCCGTGTCGGCGACGACGCGTACCTGCACAGCGTCAATGATGGCAGCGCCGGTGTTCCGGACAGCGGCGTCAAGCTGCAGGGTTGGTATGCCGGGAATGACAACATCGAGATCCTGCAGACCGCCGACGGCCAGTCTTACGACCTGCGTGCCACTGTCGATGGGTTCGCGCTTTTCGGCTGA
- a CDS encoding glycosyltransferase, with amino-acid sequence MNSLPLVSLVIPAFNPRFFERTLNSAVSQTYGSLEIIVCDDSRGSQIQEIVASVSEQSGVAVRYVRNPRTLGMIGNLKACLAEAQGEFVKFLCDDDHLYASCIEQQAHELVRDEVSLVLAQRLLWDAQDIILPARLENTSLSPASGLFKGDDLLAIFEKFPVNVLGGFSNALFRRTDLEELLPALTQEGHCFTASLDFALYICLMRRGNVAISNNVLSAERLYPERLSASQPMKDALEVEREWMSQMLKARSGESAPAPGWVRYVPLAKADESPRAWEELPLSRTLGTKQSRQEWCVGIDSWSFAELYAQWLGCRVLSEAQRRQLPETFASWSHKPRIVPVVIDAEGSRDGVERTLEALAAQDYPPELILVLSADCSEPELDGQVFRMPLQGDGLEQLNALLPQLEGADWFYLLRAGDRPVAPALLVMAERIVHNPSLACLYGDEGSLRDGESAEPAFKPDFNLDLMRSYPYVGRALAFERERFLAVGGFAPEFAELAPHDVLWRMVESGGTHVVGHIAEVMLESVFDLAKWLAEPGVVEQSPRVLEAHLQRLGVAHELRRGSIDLLNRIDYRHARRPLVSVVIVTKDQTAALQRCVETLLEKTAYSEYELLLVDNGSESAEALAWLDGMAQLGSDRLRVLRYPQQGNPAATYNFAVGQARGEYVLMLNSFAVITQADWLDELLNHAQRPEVGVVGAKIYNPDGCVLHAGLVLGMQGAVGLPFYGQPMQADGYMYRLQTVHDLSAVGGDCLMIRKEVFQAAGGLDEQELTQTLNVVDLCLRVGQDGYLVVWNPYAKLALGARPAVETTEQEQQLHVQEHETFYQRWLPVIARDPAFNVNLALQGVGASSFSLEPGLRTGWTPFSRKLLPNVLAVPINASAIGHYRISQPMIELEAANRAEGRICYGLPSIIEIERQSPDVIVLQGRYSKHAIDEIPPLKQFSNARRIFELDDNVIDVPQRNAHIRNMPKRDEMEQLVRRAIGYCDRVVVSTAPLANVLSDMHHDIRVVPNMLSRHLWTDLRSQRRTSKKPRVGWGGGTSHHGDLAVIADVVRELANEVDWVFFGMCPDDLLPYMHEFHGVIGLDVYPAKLASLNLDLALAPLEFHIFNDCKSNLRLLEYGACGYPVICTDTEAYRGYLPCTRVKTNTTDEWLQAIRMHLADPDASYRMGDELREVVLRDYVLRDENLRYWENGWLAD; translated from the coding sequence GTGAATTCACTCCCCCTTGTCAGCCTCGTCATTCCCGCCTTCAACCCGCGCTTCTTCGAGCGGACGTTGAACAGCGCCGTGAGCCAGACCTACGGTTCTCTTGAAATCATCGTCTGCGACGACAGCCGCGGCAGCCAGATCCAGGAGATTGTCGCTTCGGTGAGCGAGCAGTCCGGCGTTGCGGTGCGCTACGTGCGCAACCCGCGCACGCTGGGCATGATCGGCAACCTCAAGGCCTGTCTGGCCGAGGCGCAGGGCGAGTTCGTCAAGTTCCTGTGCGACGACGACCACCTCTACGCCTCCTGCATCGAGCAGCAGGCCCACGAGCTGGTGCGTGACGAAGTGAGCCTGGTGCTGGCCCAGCGGCTGCTCTGGGACGCGCAGGACATCATCCTGCCGGCGCGCCTGGAAAACACCTCGCTGTCGCCGGCCAGCGGCCTGTTCAAGGGCGACGACCTGCTGGCGATCTTCGAGAAGTTCCCGGTGAACGTCCTGGGCGGCTTCAGCAACGCCCTGTTCCGGCGCACCGATCTTGAGGAGCTGCTGCCGGCGCTGACCCAGGAAGGCCACTGCTTCACCGCGTCGCTGGATTTCGCCCTGTACATCTGCCTGATGCGGCGCGGCAACGTGGCGATCTCCAACAACGTCCTCAGTGCCGAACGGCTCTACCCCGAGCGCCTGAGCGCCAGCCAGCCGATGAAGGATGCGCTGGAAGTCGAGCGCGAGTGGATGTCGCAGATGCTCAAGGCCCGCAGCGGCGAATCGGCGCCGGCCCCGGGTTGGGTGCGTTATGTGCCGCTGGCCAAGGCCGACGAGTCGCCGCGCGCCTGGGAAGAGCTGCCCCTGAGCCGCACCTTGGGCACCAAGCAGAGCCGCCAGGAATGGTGCGTCGGCATCGACAGCTGGAGCTTTGCCGAACTCTATGCGCAATGGCTGGGCTGCCGCGTGCTCAGCGAGGCGCAGCGCCGACAACTGCCGGAGACCTTCGCCAGTTGGTCGCACAAGCCGCGGATCGTGCCGGTGGTCATCGACGCAGAAGGCAGCCGCGACGGCGTCGAGCGCACGCTGGAGGCGCTGGCGGCCCAGGACTATCCGCCGGAGCTGATCCTGGTGCTGTCCGCCGACTGTTCCGAGCCAGAGCTGGATGGCCAGGTCTTCCGCATGCCGTTGCAGGGCGACGGCCTGGAGCAGCTCAATGCGCTGCTGCCGCAACTGGAAGGGGCCGACTGGTTCTACCTGCTGCGGGCGGGCGACCGCCCGGTGGCTCCGGCGCTGTTGGTCATGGCCGAGCGGATCGTGCACAACCCGTCGCTGGCCTGCCTGTACGGCGACGAAGGCAGCCTGCGCGACGGCGAGTCGGCGGAGCCGGCGTTCAAGCCGGACTTCAACCTCGACCTCATGCGCAGTTACCCTTACGTCGGGCGTGCGCTGGCGTTTGAGCGCGAGCGCTTCCTGGCCGTGGGCGGCTTTGCGCCGGAGTTCGCTGAACTGGCGCCTCACGATGTGCTGTGGCGCATGGTCGAAAGCGGCGGCACGCACGTGGTCGGCCATATCGCCGAAGTGATGCTGGAATCGGTCTTCGACCTGGCCAAATGGCTGGCCGAACCGGGCGTCGTCGAACAGAGCCCGCGGGTGCTCGAAGCGCACCTGCAACGCCTGGGCGTTGCCCATGAGCTGCGCCGCGGCAGCATCGACCTGCTCAACCGCATCGACTATCGCCATGCCCGCCGCCCATTGGTGTCTGTGGTCATCGTCACCAAGGACCAGACGGCGGCCTTGCAGCGCTGCGTCGAGACGCTGCTGGAAAAGACCGCCTACAGCGAGTACGAACTGCTGTTGGTCGACAACGGCAGCGAAAGCGCCGAGGCGTTGGCGTGGCTGGACGGCATGGCGCAGTTGGGCAGCGACCGGCTGCGCGTGTTGCGTTACCCGCAGCAGGGCAACCCGGCCGCCACCTACAACTTCGCAGTGGGCCAGGCCCGCGGCGAATACGTGCTGATGCTCAACTCCTTTGCGGTGATCACCCAGGCGGACTGGCTGGACGAACTGCTCAATCACGCCCAGCGCCCGGAAGTCGGCGTGGTCGGCGCCAAGATCTACAACCCGGACGGTTGCGTGCTGCACGCCGGCCTGGTGCTGGGCATGCAAGGGGCCGTCGGGCTGCCGTTCTACGGCCAGCCGATGCAGGCGGACGGCTACATGTACCGCCTCCAGACGGTCCATGACTTGAGTGCCGTCGGCGGCGATTGCCTGATGATCCGCAAAGAGGTCTTCCAGGCGGCGGGAGGGCTGGACGAACAGGAACTGACCCAGACGCTCAACGTCGTGGACCTGTGCCTGCGGGTCGGTCAGGACGGCTATCTGGTGGTCTGGAACCCTTACGCCAAGCTGGCGCTGGGCGCGCGTCCCGCCGTGGAGACGACGGAGCAAGAGCAGCAGTTGCATGTGCAAGAGCACGAAACGTTTTATCAGCGCTGGTTGCCGGTCATCGCTCGCGATCCGGCCTTCAACGTCAACCTGGCGCTGCAAGGCGTCGGTGCGAGCAGTTTCAGCCTGGAGCCGGGCCTGCGCACCGGCTGGACGCCGTTCTCAAGGAAACTGCTGCCCAATGTGCTGGCCGTGCCGATCAACGCGTCCGCCATCGGCCACTACCGCATCAGCCAGCCGATGATCGAGCTGGAAGCGGCGAACCGGGCCGAAGGGCGCATTTGCTACGGCTTGCCGTCGATCATTGAGATTGAGCGCCAGTCCCCGGACGTGATCGTGCTGCAAGGGCGTTACTCCAAGCACGCCATCGATGAGATCCCGCCGCTGAAGCAATTCTCCAATGCGCGGAGGATCTTCGAGCTCGATGACAACGTCATCGACGTGCCACAGCGCAATGCGCACATCCGCAACATGCCCAAGCGCGATGAAATGGAGCAACTGGTGCGCCGTGCTATCGGCTACTGCGACCGCGTGGTCGTGTCCACCGCGCCTTTGGCCAACGTCCTGTCGGACATGCATCACGACATCCGCGTCGTGCCCAACATGCTGTCCCGGCACCTGTGGACCGACCTGCGCAGCCAGCGCCGCACCTCGAAGAAGCCGCGGGTCGGCTGGGGCGGCGGCACCAGCCACCACGGCGACCTGGCGGTGATCGCCGACGTGGTGCGCGAACTGGCCAACGAGGTCGACTGGGTGTTCTTCGGCATGTGCCCGGACGACCTGCTGCCGTACATGCACGAGTTCCACGGCGTGATCGGGCTGGACGTGTACCCGGCGAAACTGGCCAGCCTCAACCTGGACCTGGCCCTGGCGCCGTTGGAGTTCCATATCTTCAACGACTGCAAGAGCAACCTGCGTCTGCTGGAGTACGGCGCCTGCGGCTACCCGGTGATCTGCACCGACACCGAGGCCTACCGCGGTTACCTGCCGTGCACCCGGGTCAAGACCAACACCACCGACGAATGGCTGCAAGCCATCCGCATGCACCTGGCCGACCCGGACGCCAGCTACCGTATGGGCGACGAGTTGCGCGAGGTCGTGCTGCGGGACTACGTGCTGCGCGACGAGAACCTGCGTTACTGGGAGAACGGCTGGCTGGCGGACTGA
- a CDS encoding beta strand repeat-containing protein — MAIINGTNGADTLTGTDGDDEINALGGNDVIKGSAGADKINGGGGVDTVDYSASAEGVNVDVRLGTGLVGRGGDAEGDVLTGIENVIGSAFNDVFTSGPDATATAIRFEGGAGDDIYYIGNGVTPTIVEQAGGGNDEVRVTVINPSGTVLAANIERLTYLGDKAFIGYGNDLDNVITGGSGNDTLYGGAGADRFVGGAGRDTVSYTDSKTGVTINLKTGVNTGIAAGDTYTDIEAFKGSNYADTFIGDGSGRAIDGGGGVDTVDYSGSAEGVNVDVRLGTGLAGKGGDAEGTTLTSIENVIGSAFNDVFTSGPDATATAIRFEGGAGDDIYYIGTGVTPTIVEQAGGGNDEVRVTVINPSGTVLAANVERLTYLGDKAFIGYGNDLDNVITGGSGNDTLYGGAGADRFVGGAGLDIAGYTDSKTGVTVNLKTGVNTGIAAGDTYTEIETIKGSNYNDTFVGDGRGMHFDGGAGFDTVDYSGSSAGVTVEVRFGTGAAGKGGDAEGTTLTGIENVIGSAFDDVLTSGPDHTATAVRLEGGAGDDIYYIGTGVTPTIVEQAGGGNDEVRVTVINPSGTVLAANVERLTYLGDKAFIGYGNDLDNVITGGSGNDTLYGGAGADRFVGGAGLDIAGYTDSKTGVTVNLKTGVNTGIAAGDTYTEIETIKGSNYNDTFVGDGRGMHFDGGAGFDTVDYSGSSAGVTVEVRFGTGAAGKGGDAEGTTLTGIENVIGSAFDDVLTSGPDHTATAVRLEGGAGDDIYYISTGVTPTIVEQAGGGNDEVRVTVVNPSGTYLADNVERLTFIGNGAYTGWGNAGDNIITGGSGNDTLYGGAGADQFIGGSGYDTVGYLDSKVAVTLNLKTGVHSGIAAGDTYTGIEAIRGSNYNDIFYGASAAMGLDGAGGQDLVSYELSDSAVTIDLTTGANAGDAAGDTYVNIELFQGSGFNDTLSGSRLADTFIGGAGADTIDGREGQDSVWYITSATGVTVNLQTNVNQGGDAEGDVLSNIERVVGSHFNDSLTGDAGVNYLEGGLGNDVIYGGDGNDYLYGGLVSQIGPFTLDGLTNGPQADVIYGGNGNDTIVTAADDHGSRAYGEAGGDVITVTYGMADGGDGNDLLTGTGTGFSLFGGAGDDRLVLQGSGWANGGEGDDTYTVSTRALVSIQDDGASRGDKVILSLIRSTDLLADRVGDDLYLHESKFVAGQTPQEGVLLKDWFAGSATIEQIQTADGQLINLPANSDAFALFG, encoded by the coding sequence ATGGCAATCATCAATGGAACAAACGGCGCGGACACGCTGACAGGTACGGACGGGGACGACGAGATCAATGCCCTGGGCGGCAACGATGTGATCAAGGGCAGCGCCGGCGCGGACAAGATCAACGGCGGCGGCGGTGTCGATACGGTCGACTATTCGGCTTCGGCCGAGGGCGTCAATGTGGACGTGCGCCTGGGCACGGGGCTGGTCGGGCGCGGCGGGGATGCCGAAGGCGATGTCCTGACCGGCATCGAGAACGTCATCGGCTCGGCGTTCAACGACGTCTTCACCTCCGGGCCTGACGCCACGGCCACCGCGATCCGCTTCGAAGGCGGCGCGGGCGACGACATCTACTACATCGGCAACGGCGTGACGCCGACCATCGTCGAGCAGGCCGGCGGCGGCAATGACGAAGTGCGGGTGACGGTGATCAACCCGAGCGGCACCGTGCTGGCGGCGAACATCGAACGCCTGACCTACCTCGGCGACAAGGCCTTCATCGGCTACGGCAACGACCTGGACAACGTCATCACCGGCGGCTCGGGCAACGACACCCTGTACGGTGGTGCGGGCGCGGACCGGTTCGTCGGCGGCGCCGGACGTGACACCGTCAGCTACACCGACAGCAAGACCGGCGTGACGATCAACCTCAAGACCGGCGTAAACACCGGCATCGCCGCCGGCGACACCTACACCGACATCGAAGCCTTCAAGGGATCGAACTACGCCGACACCTTCATCGGCGACGGCAGCGGCCGGGCCATCGACGGTGGCGGCGGTGTCGACACCGTGGACTACTCGGGCTCGGCCGAGGGCGTCAACGTGGACGTGCGCCTGGGCACCGGCCTGGCCGGCAAGGGCGGCGATGCCGAAGGCACCACGCTGACAAGCATCGAGAACGTCATCGGCTCGGCGTTCAACGACGTCTTCACCTCCGGGCCTGACGCCACGGCCACCGCGATCCGCTTCGAAGGCGGCGCGGGCGACGACATCTACTACATCGGCACCGGCGTGACGCCGACCATCGTCGAGCAGGCCGGCGGCGGCAATGACGAAGTGCGCGTGACGGTGATCAACCCGAGCGGCACCGTGCTGGCGGCGAACGTCGAGCGCCTGACCTACCTGGGCGACAAGGCCTTCATCGGCTACGGCAACGACCTGGACAACGTCATCACCGGCGGCTCGGGCAACGACACGCTGTACGGCGGCGCAGGCGCGGACCGGTTCGTCGGCGGCGCGGGGCTGGACATCGCCGGCTACACCGACAGCAAGACCGGCGTGACGGTCAACCTCAAGACCGGCGTGAACACCGGGATCGCGGCGGGCGACACCTACACCGAGATCGAGACGATCAAGGGCTCGAACTACAACGACACCTTCGTCGGCGACGGCCGCGGCATGCACTTCGACGGCGGCGCGGGCTTCGACACGGTGGACTACTCGGGCTCGTCGGCCGGGGTCACCGTCGAGGTGCGTTTCGGCACCGGCGCGGCGGGCAAGGGCGGCGACGCCGAAGGCACCACCCTGACCGGCATCGAGAACGTCATCGGCTCGGCGTTCGACGACGTCCTGACCTCGGGCCCGGACCACACGGCCACGGCGGTCCGCCTGGAGGGCGGAGCGGGCGACGACATCTACTACATCGGCACCGGCGTGACGCCGACCATCGTCGAGCAGGCCGGCGGCGGCAACGACGAAGTGCGGGTGACGGTGATCAACCCGAGCGGCACCGTGCTGGCGGCGAACGTCGAGCGCCTGACCTACCTGGGCGACAAGGCCTTCATCGGCTACGGCAACGACCTGGACAACGTCATCACCGGCGGCTCGGGCAACGACACGCTGTACGGCGGCGCAGGCGCGGATCGGTTCGTCGGCGGCGCGGGGCTGGACATCGCCGGCTACACCGACAGCAAGACCGGCGTGACGGTCAACCTCAAGACCGGCGTGAACACCGGGATCGCGGCGGGCGACACCTACACCGAGATCGAGACGATCAAGGGCTCGAACTACAACGACACCTTCGTCGGCGACGGCCGCGGCATGCACTTCGACGGCGGCGCGGGCTTCGACACGGTGGACTACTCGGGCTCGTCGGCCGGGGTCACCGTCGAGGTGCGTTTCGGCACCGGTGCGGCGGGCAAGGGCGGCGACGCCGAGGGCACCACCCTGACCGGCATCGAGAACGTCATCGGCTCGGCGTTCGACGACGTCCTGACCTCGGGCCCGGACCACACGGCCACGGCGGTCCGCCTGGAGGGTGGGGCGGGTGACGACATCTACTACATCAGCACCGGCGTGACGCCGACCATCGTCGAGCAGGCGGGTGGCGGCAATGACGAGGTGCGCGTCACCGTGGTCAATCCGAGCGGCACCTACCTGGCAGACAATGTCGAGCGCCTGACCTTCATCGGCAACGGTGCGTACACCGGTTGGGGCAATGCCGGCGACAACATCATCACCGGCGGTTCGGGCAACGACACGCTGTACGGTGGCGCGGGCGCTGACCAGTTCATCGGCGGCAGCGGTTACGACACGGTGGGTTACCTCGACAGCAAAGTGGCCGTGACCCTCAACCTGAAGACAGGCGTGCACTCCGGCATCGCTGCCGGTGATACCTACACCGGCATCGAAGCGATCCGGGGTTCGAACTACAACGACATTTTCTATGGCGCCAGCGCGGCCATGGGCCTGGATGGCGCAGGAGGTCAGGATCTGGTCAGCTACGAGCTGTCGGACAGCGCCGTGACCATCGACCTGACCACCGGCGCCAACGCCGGCGATGCGGCGGGCGACACCTACGTCAACATCGAACTGTTCCAGGGCTCCGGCTTCAACGACACGCTGTCAGGCTCGCGCCTGGCCGACACCTTCATCGGCGGTGCCGGCGCAGACACCATCGACGGGCGCGAAGGCCAGGACAGCGTCTGGTACATCACCAGCGCCACGGGCGTCACGGTCAACCTGCAGACCAACGTCAACCAGGGCGGGGACGCCGAGGGCGACGTGCTGAGCAATATCGAGCGGGTGGTGGGCAGTCACTTCAACGACAGCCTGACCGGCGATGCCGGCGTCAATTACCTGGAAGGCGGCCTCGGCAACGACGTCATCTATGGCGGCGACGGCAACGATTACCTCTATGGCGGCCTGGTGTCGCAGATCGGGCCGTTCACCCTCGACGGCTTGACCAACGGGCCGCAGGCCGACGTGATCTACGGCGGCAACGGCAACGACACCATCGTCACCGCCGCCGACGACCACGGCAGCCGCGCCTACGGCGAAGCGGGCGGCGACGTCATCACCGTGACCTACGGCATGGCCGACGGCGGCGACGGCAATGACCTGCTGACCGGCACGGGCACCGGCTTCTCGCTGTTCGGCGGCGCGGGCGACGACCGGCTGGTGCTGCAAGGCAGCGGCTGGGCCAACGGCGGTGAAGGTGACGACACCTATACCGTCAGCACCCGGGCGCTGGTCTCGATCCAGGACGACGGCGCCAGCCGTGGCGACAAAGTGATTCTGTCGCTCATCCGCAGCACGGATCTGCTTGCTGACCGCGTCGGCGACGACCTCTATCTGCACGAGTCGAAGTTCGTGGCCGGGCAGACGCCGCAAGAGGGTGTGCTGCTCAAGGACTGGTTCGCCGGCTCCGCCACCATCGAGCAGATCCAGACGGCCGACGGACAGTTGATCAACCTGCCGGCCAACAGCGATGCGTTTGCCCTGTTTGGTTGA
- the rfbF gene encoding glucose-1-phosphate cytidylyltransferase — MKAVILAGGLGTRISEESHLKPKPMIEIGGKPILWHIMKQYSAHGIHDFVICLGYKGYAIKDFFANYFLHTSDVTFDMRNNRMDVHQNYSEPWRVTLVDTGEDTMTGGRLRRAARYLEGEEAFCFTYGDGVSDLNIGELVDFHLSHGKLATVTAVQPPGRYGALERDGDRVLGFTEKPRGDGGWINGGFFVLSPKVLPYIACDQTSWEAEPLANLAAEQQLQAFQHEGFWHPMDTLRDKNHLEALWQSGEAPWKQWA; from the coding sequence ATGAAGGCAGTTATTTTGGCGGGTGGGCTCGGTACGCGCATCAGCGAGGAATCGCACCTCAAGCCCAAGCCGATGATCGAGATCGGCGGCAAGCCAATTCTCTGGCACATCATGAAGCAGTATTCCGCCCACGGGATCCACGACTTCGTGATCTGCCTCGGCTACAAGGGCTACGCGATCAAGGACTTCTTCGCCAACTACTTCCTGCACACCTCCGACGTCACCTTCGACATGCGCAACAACCGCATGGACGTGCACCAGAACTACAGCGAGCCGTGGCGCGTGACGCTGGTGGACACCGGCGAAGACACGATGACCGGCGGCCGCCTGCGCCGCGCCGCACGCTACCTGGAAGGCGAAGAGGCGTTCTGCTTCACCTACGGCGACGGCGTGTCCGACCTCAACATCGGCGAGCTGGTGGACTTCCACCTGAGCCACGGCAAGCTGGCCACCGTCACCGCCGTGCAGCCGCCAGGCCGTTACGGCGCGCTGGAGCGCGACGGCGACCGCGTGCTGGGCTTCACCGAAAAGCCCCGGGGCGACGGTGGCTGGATCAACGGCGGCTTCTTCGTGTTGTCGCCCAAGGTGCTGCCTTACATCGCTTGCGACCAGACCTCCTGGGAGGCCGAACCGCTGGCCAACCTCGCCGCCGAACAGCAGTTGCAGGCGTTCCAGCATGAAGGTTTCTGGCACCCGATGGATACCCTGCGCGACAAGAACCACCTCGAAGCGCTGTGGCAGAGCGGGGAGGCCCCATGGAAGCAATGGGCCTGA